Proteins encoded together in one Oncorhynchus nerka isolate Pitt River linkage group LG19, Oner_Uvic_2.0, whole genome shotgun sequence window:
- the LOC115101124 gene encoding LOW QUALITY PROTEIN: mediator of RNA polymerase II transcription subunit 15-like (The sequence of the model RefSeq protein was modified relative to this genomic sequence to represent the inferred CDS: inserted 1 base in 1 codon) has protein sequence MSAMEVPGPESDWRSPAFRQKVVAQIEEAMRKAGTAHTKSSNDMENHVYVKAKSREEYLSLVARLIIHFRDIHKKAQGGGLDPMNALTNLTGVPGVPGGIAMGPRPPGAPMGGMGTMGQMQMGQHAMAGVAGNPQARGPGQMQMQQIAQQQQSIQFQQFQAQQQQTAMQQQQQTAMQQQQTAMQQQTAIQQQQFQVQQQLKLQQLQQQHHQNQQLQQQHQNQQQQQAQNQQQQNQMHPSRIQQQQQIVQLQLQQQHAQAQAQAQAQAQAQAQAQAQAQSIQHMVQQQQQVQAQSQPQAAQLPPHSQQQQGMVPQSLAGQMTSTQHVPISSLSQQQQQLKIQALQARAIQQQQVQQAQQAAQQAQQAAAQAQLAAAVPGQMMMPRLGMQIPPRLPRAAPNPAIPPNSAAMGGQQMPQVQQHQMMSSPSPVQVQTPQSMPPPPQPQPSPQPPSSQPNSVSSSGPTPSPGGFQPSPSPQPSHSPATARXPQNYSVPSPGPLNTPGNPSSVMSPSGANQQEDQQYMEKLKQLSKYIEPLRRMINKIDKNEDRKKDLSKMKSLLNILTDPNTRCPLRTLQKCEIALEKLKNDMAVPTPPPPPVPCTKQQYLCQPLLDAVMANIRSPVFNHSLYRTFAPAMTAIHGPPIMGPIIAARKRKHEEDDRQTIPNILQGEVARLNAKFLVNLDPSFCSNNGTVHLICKLDDKNLPSVPPLQLSIPADYPDQSPQWADDGQVYGANPFLQNVHRNMTSKLLQLPDKHSVTALLNTWAQSVRQACLSAA, from the exons ATGTCGGCAATGGAGGTCCCAGGACCAGAAAGCGATTGGAGAAGCCCTGCATTCCGACAGAAAGTTGTTGCACAAAT TGAAGAGGCGATGAGAAAGGCTGGGACTGCACACACGAAGTCCAGCAATGATATGGAGAATCATGTTTATGTCAAAGCCAAATCTAGA GAAGAATACTTGTCCCTGGTAGCAAGGTTGATCATTCACTTCAGAGACATTC ATAAAAAGGCACAAGGAGGAGGTCTGG ATCCCATGAATGCCCTGACAAATCTCACAGGGGTTCCAGGGGTTCCAGGGGGCATCGCCATGGGGCCTAGGCCACCTGGTGCACCCATGGGTGGCATGGGGACCATGGGGCAGATGCAAATGGGTCAGCATGCAATGGCAGGTGTGGCTGGAAATCCTCAAGCGA GAGGTCCAGGGCAGATGCAGATGCAGCAGATTGCCCAGCAGCAGCAGTCCATTCAGTTCCAGCAGTTCCAGGCACAGCAGCAACAGACAGCCAtgcaacaacagcaacagacggccatgcagcagcagcagacagctATGCAACAACAGACAgccatacagcagcagcagtttcAGGTCCAGCAGCAGCTGAAGCTGCAACAGTTACAGCAGCAACACCATCAGAACCAACAGCTCCAACAGCAGCACCaaaaccagcagcagcagcaggcccaaAACCAGCAACAACAGAACCAG ATGCACCCATCAAGGATCCAGCAACAACAGCAGATAGTTCAGTTACAACTCCAACAGCAGCATGCCCAGGCCCAGGCACAAGCTCAAGCCCAGGCCCAAGCCCAGGCCCAAGCACAAGCCCAGGCGCAGTCCATTCAGCACATggtccagcagcagcagcaggttcaggcccagtctcagccccaggcAGCCCAGCTACCCCCCCActcccagcagcagcagggcaTGGTGCCCCAGTCTCTCGCTGGACAGATGACCTCCACACAGCACGTGCCCATCAGCTCGCTCagtcagcagcagcaacagctcaAGATCCAAGCATTGCAG GCTAGAGCGATACAGCAGCAGCAAGTCCAGCAGGCCCAGCAGGCAGCGCAGCAAGCCCAACAGGCGGCAGCCCAGGCCCAGCTAGCTGCAGCAGTACCTGGACAG ATGATGATGCCCCGCCTTGGGATGCAAATTCCACCCCGGTTGCCCCGCGCTGCCCCGAACCCCGCCATACCTCCAAACTCTGCTGCCATGGGAGGACAGCAAATGCCACAG GTTCAGCAGCACCAGATGATGTCATCGCCCTCGCCGGTACAGGTGCAGACCCCCCAGTCCATGCCCCCCCCTCCCCAGCCACAGCCATCCCCACAGCCCCCGTCCTCCCAGCCCAACTCAGTCAG CAGTTCTGGTCCCACACCGTCGCCAGGTGGCTTCCAGCCTAGCCCATCCCCCCAGCCCTCGCATAGCCCAGCCACCGCAC ACCCCCAGAACTATAGCGTTCCCTCCCCAGGACCCCTCAACACCCCAG GGAACCCCAGTTCAGTGATGAGTCCATCCGGGGCCAATCAGCAAGAGGACCAGCAGTACATGGAGAAACTCAAACAGCTCTCCAAATACATCGAGCCGCTACGTAGGATGATCAACAAGATAGACAAAAATGAAG ATAGGAAAAAGGACCTGAGTAAGATGAAGAGCCTGCTGAACATTCTCACTGACCCCAACACAAG GTGTCCTCTCAGAACCTTACAGAAGTGTGAGATAGCCCTGGAGAAACTGAAGAATGATATGGCTGTG CCGACGCCACCCCCTCCACCTGTGCCCTGCACCAAGCAGCAGTACCTGTGCCAGCCCCTCTTGGATGCCGTCATGGCAAACATCCGCTCGCCTGTCTTCAACCATTCCCTGTACCGTACCTTCGCCCCAGCCATGACAGCCATCCACGGGCCGCCCATCAT GGGCCCCATCATCGCGGCCCGGAAGAGGAAACACGAGGAGGATGACCGTCAGACCATCCCCAACATCCTGCAGGGGGAGGTGGCCCGTCTTAATGCCAAGTTCCTGGTCAACCTGGACCCTTCGTTCTGCAGTAACAACGGCACTGTGCACCTCATCTGTAAACTAG ATGATAAGAACCTGCCAAGTGTACCTCCTCTCCAGCTCAGCATCCCAGCTGACTACCCAGACCAGAGCCCTCAGTGGGCAGACGACGGGCAAGTGTATG GTGCTAACCCCTTCCTACAAAACGTTCACAGAAATATGACCTCCAAGCTCCTACAGCTCCCAGACAAGCACTCAGTGACTGCACTTCTCAATACTTGGGCCCAGAGTGTCAGACAAGCCTGTCTTTCAGCAGCATAG
- the LOC115101125 gene encoding crk-like protein, which produces MSSARFDSSDRSSWYFGPVSRQEAQNRLQGQRHGMFLVRDSSTCPGDYVLSVSENSKVSHYIINSLPSKRFKIGDQEFEHLPALLEFYKIHYLDTTTLIEPAPRYPNTAIGTGPIQTMGGLEDNLEYVRTLYDFTGSDTEDLPFKKGEILIILEKPEEQWWSAKSKEGRVGMIPVPYVEKLVRPSPHPGQPPHSSRNSNSYGIPEPAHAYAQPQTPSPLPPGTPGAVITPLPSMQNGPVMAKAIQKRVPCAYDKTALALEVGDIVKVTRMNISGQWEGEVNGRRGLFPFTHVKIIDPLNPDECE; this is translated from the exons ATGTCATCTGCACGGTTTGATTCATCGGACCGGTCCAGTTGGTATTTTGGGCCGGTGTCGAGACAGGAGGCGCAGAATAGATTACAAGGACAGAGGCATGGCATGTTTTTGGTTCGGGATTCCTCTACCTGCCCTGGCGACTATGTGCTGTCAGTATCTGAAAACTCCAAAGTGTCCCACTATATCATCAACTCCTTGCCAAGCAAGAGGTTCAAGATCGGTGACCAAGAATTCGAGCACCTCCCAGCTCTTTTGGAATTCTACAAAATCCACTACCTGGATACGACTACACTGATAGAACCTGCCCCCAG GTACCCTAACACAGCGATAGGCACCGGACCCATTCAGACGATGGGGGGTCTAGAGGACAACCTGGAGTACGTGCGAACTCTGTACGACTTCACGGGCAGCGACACTGAGGACCTGCCCTTCAAAAAGGGGGAGATCCTGATCATCCTGGAGAAGCCTGAGGAGCAGTGGTGGAGCGCCAAGAGCAAGGAGGGCCGAGTGGGCATGATCCCTGTGCCCTACGTGGAAAAGCTGGTGCGACCCTCCCCTCACCCTGGCCAGCCCCCTCACAGCTCCCGCAACTCCAACAGCTATGGCATCCCAGAGCCGGCCCACGCTTACGCCCAGCCTCAGACGCCCTCGCCCCTGCCTCCTGGCACCCCTGGAGCAGTCATCACCCCCCTACCCTCCATGCAGAACGGGCCAGTCATGGCTAAGGCCATTCAGAAACGAGTGCCCTGTGCATATGACAAGACTGCCCTGGCTCTAGAG GTGGGTGATATAGTCAAAGTGACGAGGATGAACATCAGCGGTCAGTGGGAGGGAGAGGTAAACGGCCGGAGAGGGCTCTTCCCCTTCACCCACGTCAAAATAATAGACCCCCTGAATCCAGATGAGTGTGAATGA